The genome window AGGATTTTCGTCTTGTGCGTGACTGTACACCGGAGGAGTTTGTAGATCGGATTCTCATCGAACAATTCAATGTCAAATTTGTGGTATGCGGATTCAATTTTCGATTTGGAAAGGGAAACAGCGCCGATGCAGAGTATCTTAAAGAGCGCCTTGCATTGCACGGCGTACAGACATGTATTATTTCACCGATAATATATGACGACAAGATTGTAAGCTCCACTTATATCCGTTCTCTTATCGAAAAAGGCGATATGGAGATGGTTGCCCGCCTTATGCGCAGGGAGTTTTATATAAACTTTCCGGTTGTTCAGGGCAGACATCTGGGACGCGAAATAGGTGTTCCAACAATAAATCAGGAGTTTCCGCCGGACCACATTATCCCAATGAAGGGAGTATATGCCTGTGCTGTTTACATTAATGGCGAACCGTATATCGCCGTCGCCAATGTAGGCACCAAGCCTACGGTAGAAGGAGATCACATTTCATGCGAAACACATATTCTGGACTTCTGCGGCGACCTTTACGGCAAGAACATAAAGGTTTGCTTTTTCAAACGACTTCGTGATGAAAAGAAATTTTCCTCACTCGAAGAACTTAAAGGTGTCATAAGAAATGATATAGACAGGACAAGAGAATATTTTAATCTTAAATTTTGAGGGTACAGTGTTGAAAAAATTACTCATTCCGTTTTTAATTATGGTTTTTACTTTAACGGTGTGTATTGCTGTTGATGATGCACCTGAGGTAAGCTGTAATTCTGCAGTTGTGTACAACGTAGAGTACGATCGTATTATTTACCAGAAAAACATTGATGAACCTGTTTTTCCTGCATCATTCACCAAAATAATGACAGCTGTGTTGGCTTTGGAATATGAAAATAAGCCCTCGGGTATTGAGGTTACCTCTTCTGCGCTGGAAGGCTTGACGGGAAATTATGCAGGGCTTAAGATTGGCGAATATGTACCGTATGACGATCTTTTGAAGGCACTTATAGTTGCGGGTGCCAATGATGCCGCATTAGTGCTTGCTCAGCACATAGGAACTACCGTAGATGGATTTGTCGACATGATGAATGCCAAGGCGAAGGAACTTGGTATGACAGCCACTCATTTTACCAATCCCACAGGAATGCATGACGGGTTTATGGAAACCACTGTCAGTGATATGCTTAAGCTGTGCCGTTATGCGTATCATATAAATGAGTATATGGAAATTTCTTCAATGCCTAAGTATGATATGCCAAAAACAAACAAATCACCACTTCGTTCGCTTATTACACGCAATCTTATGCTTTCAAAAATTTTTGGCGGTGACTACTATGACGGCGAAATACGCGGTATGAATTCGGGCAGCACCGAACAGGCAGGATTTTGTCTTGCCACAACCAAGGAAAATGACGGACTTGTTTATCTTTGCATCGTTTCCGGAAGCAAAAAAGACGAGGATAAAAGAATACTTTCTTACATAGATACCGATAATCTTT of Oscillospiraceae bacterium contains these proteins:
- a CDS encoding D-alanyl-D-alanine carboxypeptidase translates to MLKKLLIPFLIMVFTLTVCIAVDDAPEVSCNSAVVYNVEYDRIIYQKNIDEPVFPASFTKIMTAVLALEYENKPSGIEVTSSALEGLTGNYAGLKIGEYVPYDDLLKALIVAGANDAALVLAQHIGTTVDGFVDMMNAKAKELGMTATHFTNPTGMHDGFMETTVSDMLKLCRYAYHINEYMEISSMPKYDMPKTNKSPLRSLITRNLMLSKIFGGDYYDGEIRGMNSGSTEQAGFCLATTKENDGLVYLCIVSGSKKDEDKRILSYIDTDNLYEYVFANYRLTDVFTASSSVSQVPVRFSGTVDNAVIVSAQTLKSILPADADLKADVHIDALLKIDTLDAPVKSGSVVGYADIFFGEEKLGTVALVTQSNIERSNFLYLLFLIGEFFKRKEVMLVVLGILAAFIIYLIIAILAMPTKRK
- a CDS encoding bifunctional riboflavin kinase/FAD synthetase → MQLLSKRDLPLRHATALAIGNFDGLHIGHMKLMDEILFLSRRHELKSVVWTFNEHPENIISGKYVTKSITTIDEKVELLSEKKVDLMYIEDFRLVRDCTPEEFVDRILIEQFNVKFVVCGFNFRFGKGNSADAEYLKERLALHGVQTCIISPIIYDDKIVSSTYIRSLIEKGDMEMVARLMRREFYINFPVVQGRHLGREIGVPTINQEFPPDHIIPMKGVYACAVYINGEPYIAVANVGTKPTVEGDHISCETHILDFCGDLYGKNIKVCFFKRLRDEKKFSSLEELKGVIRNDIDRTREYFNLKF